One part of the Marinobacterium rhizophilum genome encodes these proteins:
- a CDS encoding Bug family tripartite tricarboxylate transporter substrate binding protein has translation MFKSLKKAMAVALIALCPLVAKAEYPERTINLVYPWGPGLTMSISQILAEAMSDELGVAMPVISTPGAAGTKGFLTAMNRPADGYTLIDGYVAPLVLQPLLGNADWTFKDFTPLHSAFSNPFAIAIRKDNDRWASFEELMAYAKEHPGDLRYSSGSRNNLPHMVIAKTLQGFGAVAQNIPYNADADAMSDLRSGVLDFAFINVAEYQTKPDAYKVLIVLSDLEGAKESFNGAPSIADLAIDLGLSGLAPMGWNWWLVHSDTPPERVAVLRKAMATAMARDDVQQAIKRLGFVPLKWDWDQYDEVVAQVQGQLTEMGNALKWEEEQLSKLK, from the coding sequence ATGTTCAAATCACTCAAAAAAGCGATGGCCGTGGCATTAATTGCGCTTTGTCCGCTGGTGGCTAAAGCCGAGTACCCAGAACGGACAATCAACCTGGTGTACCCTTGGGGCCCGGGCTTGACCATGTCCATCAGTCAGATCCTGGCAGAAGCCATGTCTGACGAGCTGGGTGTTGCAATGCCGGTCATTTCAACCCCGGGCGCCGCTGGCACCAAGGGGTTCCTGACGGCAATGAACCGCCCGGCCGACGGCTATACCTTGATCGACGGTTATGTGGCACCACTGGTGTTGCAGCCGCTGCTGGGCAACGCTGACTGGACCTTCAAGGATTTCACTCCACTGCACTCGGCCTTCTCTAATCCTTTTGCTATCGCCATCCGCAAGGATAACGATCGCTGGGCCAGCTTCGAGGAATTGATGGCCTATGCCAAGGAGCATCCTGGCGATCTGCGCTATTCGTCCGGCTCCCGCAACAATTTGCCCCATATGGTAATAGCGAAGACGCTGCAGGGCTTTGGCGCCGTCGCGCAGAACATTCCGTACAATGCGGACGCCGATGCCATGTCTGACTTGCGCTCTGGTGTGCTCGACTTCGCGTTTATCAATGTTGCCGAATACCAGACAAAGCCGGATGCCTACAAGGTCCTGATCGTGCTGTCGGACCTCGAAGGAGCAAAGGAAAGCTTCAATGGCGCGCCGAGCATAGCGGACCTTGCGATAGATCTGGGCTTGAGCGGCCTGGCGCCCATGGGCTGGAACTGGTGGCTGGTGCATTCGGATACCCCACCGGAGCGGGTAGCAGTGTTGCGCAAAGCAATGGCTACTGCGATGGCTCGTGACGACGTCCAGCAGGCAATCAAGCGGCTCGGCTTTGTACCGCTCAAGTGGGATTGGGACCAGTACGACGAAGTGGTCGCGCAGGTACAAGGCCAGCTCA
- a CDS encoding sulfatase, whose translation MKVVFVLFDSLVRKALGCYGSSDIKTPNFDRFSEKGVVFDTHYVGSLPCMPARRDIHSGRLNFMHRSWGPLEPFDNSFVQMLKEKGIYSHLITDHQHYFEEGGWRYPQAFDTWDFIRGQENDPWKAMVQPPLERFKEIYDTRHYPPTSKKRMQHAINREWMKEESDFPTARCFASAFEFLDVNREADDWLLWLECFDPHEPFHAPERFRQQYSTGYEGKVLNWPIYEKVNNTPDEIAEIQSNYAALVSMCDEYFGRLLDYFDEHNLWEDTMLVMSTDHGFLLSEHDWWGKNRQPYYEEIAHIPMIIAHPQFREQAGTRRQGLTQTPDLMPTLLDAFGIEPPAETRAKSVLPMLKKDQQLRDAIILGMFGGPICVTDGRYTYYRYPDNINTSENLFEYTLMPVHMMNAFKPEELDDMELVKPFDFTKDVRLLKIRARSNAERPPGQDGTGFGDLGTRLYDVLEDPQQLKPDYGDNAITQRLVRSLVKILAEHDAPAELYSRFDLTAPEGVRAK comes from the coding sequence ATGAAAGTTGTATTTGTTCTATTTGATTCGCTGGTCCGAAAAGCACTTGGATGCTACGGCAGCAGCGACATTAAAACGCCGAATTTTGACCGTTTTTCCGAGAAAGGCGTCGTCTTTGATACTCACTATGTCGGCAGCCTTCCCTGTATGCCTGCACGGCGCGATATTCACTCGGGTCGCCTCAACTTCATGCATCGCAGCTGGGGACCGCTGGAACCCTTCGACAACTCCTTCGTGCAGATGTTGAAGGAAAAAGGCATTTACAGTCATCTGATTACCGATCATCAGCATTATTTTGAAGAAGGGGGCTGGCGTTATCCGCAGGCCTTCGATACCTGGGACTTTATTCGCGGGCAGGAAAACGATCCATGGAAAGCAATGGTGCAGCCGCCACTGGAGCGCTTCAAGGAAATCTACGACACACGCCATTACCCGCCGACGTCTAAAAAGCGCATGCAGCATGCCATTAACCGCGAATGGATGAAGGAGGAGAGTGATTTTCCAACGGCCCGCTGTTTTGCCTCCGCGTTCGAGTTCCTTGATGTCAACCGTGAGGCGGATGACTGGCTACTCTGGCTTGAGTGCTTTGATCCCCATGAGCCTTTCCATGCTCCGGAGCGCTTTCGGCAGCAATACAGTACCGGCTATGAGGGCAAGGTTTTAAATTGGCCAATTTATGAAAAGGTAAACAACACGCCGGATGAAATCGCTGAGATTCAGTCAAACTATGCCGCACTGGTGAGTATGTGCGACGAGTATTTCGGCCGTTTGCTGGATTATTTCGACGAGCATAACCTCTGGGAAGACACCATGCTGGTCATGTCAACCGATCATGGTTTCCTGCTGTCGGAGCATGACTGGTGGGGCAAGAACAGGCAGCCATACTACGAGGAAATCGCCCATATCCCGATGATCATAGCTCATCCGCAGTTTCGGGAGCAGGCCGGCACGAGGCGCCAGGGGCTGACCCAAACGCCGGACCTGATGCCGACCCTGCTGGATGCATTTGGTATTGAGCCGCCGGCGGAAACCCGCGCCAAATCAGTACTGCCGATGCTAAAAAAAGATCAACAGCTGCGGGATGCCATCATTCTTGGCATGTTTGGAGGCCCTATCTGTGTCACGGATGGCCGATACACCTATTACCGTTATCCGGACAATATCAACACCAGCGAGAACCTCTTCGAGTACACGCTGATGCCGGTCCATATGATGAACGCCTTCAAGCCGGAGGAGCTTGACGACATGGAGTTGGTGAAACCCTTTGATTTCACAAAGGATGTTCGCTTGCTCAAAATCCGCGCCCGGAGCAACGCCGAGCGTCCACCGGGCCAGGATGGTACGGGATTTGGGGATCTGGGGACCCGCCTCTACGACGTACTGGAGGATCCGCAGCAGCTGAAGCCCGATTACGGCGACAATGCGATTACCCAGCGGCTGGTACGCAGTTTGGTAAAAATTCTTGCCGAGCATGACGCACCAGCGGAACTTTACAGTCGCTTTGATCTGACAGCCCCTGAGGGTGTCAGGGCGAAGTAG
- a CDS encoding LysR family transcriptional regulator, protein MNKFLHQFRVVAEQKNLTAASQLLHLSQPALTKNIKKVEEEFGVPLFERLPRGMLLTPFGEALLHRVKRMEMEYRYAHEEVSALQSGATASLNIGSGPVWALNYLPDILSQLYQRFPKLSVKLESGSMSVLLPKLASGELDLALGTQEVDEQLSDELKYIHMIDVDLIVVARRNHPLAHQATVSAEEVSRYRWVLFMQSLDQIKQYNHFFLQHGLPPIDICLQSDYWTTALAMLHQGDYLMSMPKQLLQQAMDNGLVQIAFVQKIWGFSSGIWYAPTARSLPAVNEFINFMIRDVRDADPTNGTARK, encoded by the coding sequence ATGAACAAGTTCCTGCATCAGTTCCGGGTCGTCGCGGAGCAAAAGAACCTGACCGCCGCCAGCCAGCTGTTGCATCTGAGCCAGCCGGCCTTGACCAAGAACATCAAAAAGGTGGAGGAAGAGTTCGGTGTGCCACTGTTCGAACGTCTCCCCAGAGGCATGCTTCTTACGCCTTTTGGCGAGGCGCTGCTACACCGGGTCAAGCGGATGGAGATGGAGTACCGCTACGCTCACGAGGAAGTTTCAGCGCTGCAGAGCGGCGCCACCGCAAGCCTGAATATTGGGTCAGGCCCGGTATGGGCGCTCAACTATTTGCCGGATATTTTGTCGCAGCTGTATCAGCGCTTTCCCAAACTCAGCGTCAAGCTGGAGTCGGGGTCGATGTCAGTCCTGTTACCCAAGCTTGCCTCCGGGGAGCTGGACCTGGCACTGGGAACCCAGGAGGTTGACGAACAACTGTCTGACGAACTCAAATACATCCACATGATTGATGTAGACTTGATTGTAGTTGCCAGACGTAACCATCCATTGGCGCACCAGGCAACGGTTAGTGCAGAAGAAGTATCGCGCTATCGCTGGGTATTATTTATGCAATCCCTGGATCAAATCAAACAGTACAACCACTTCTTTCTTCAGCATGGATTACCGCCAATCGATATATGCCTGCAGTCCGACTACTGGACCACAGCACTGGCCATGTTACATCAGGGTGACTACCTCATGAGCATGCCAAAGCAGCTCTTGCAGCAGGCAATGGACAACGGTCTTGTGCAGATAGCCTTTGTGCAGAAAATATGGGGGTTCTCCAGCGGAATCTGGTATGCACCGACCGCCCGCAGTTTGCCGGCAGTGAACGAATTTATAAATTTTATGATCAGGGACGTTCGCGACGCTGACCCGACTAACGGCACGGCGAGGAAGTGA
- a CDS encoding AGE family epimerase/isomerase encodes MQETRFHTPPPAEQGFRSRSFLQTHIREIMGFYHPQCIDSQLGGFYQAFHDDGSIYDSRSRHLVSSTRMIFNYAMAAIEFGEPAYRDAVRHGLEFLRETHRNPATGGYRWALDGVDTTDNTNHCYGLAFVLLAYASALKAGISEAAPWIDETFALMETHFWDAEHGLYRDEISADWSTVAPYRGQNANMHSCEAMIAAFEATQDPKYLDRALTLAENICLRQAALADGLIWEHYDASWQVDWDYNRDDPKNLYRPWGFQPGHLTEWAKLLLMIERHRQADWLLPCARRLFDVALNTAWDEERGGIYYGFAPDGSICDDDKYFWVQAESMAAAALLAERTGDAQYWDWYQRLWDYSWEHMIDHRHGAWFRLLDANNQRYDDIKSPPGGKCDYHTMGACHEVLRCQGLEG; translated from the coding sequence ATGCAAGAGACTCGCTTCCACACTCCGCCCCCGGCCGAACAGGGCTTTCGTTCCCGCAGCTTCCTGCAGACCCATATCCGCGAGATCATGGGGTTTTACCACCCGCAGTGCATTGATTCTCAACTCGGCGGCTTCTACCAGGCGTTTCACGACGACGGCAGCATCTACGATAGCCGCAGCCGCCACCTGGTCAGCAGCACCCGCATGATCTTCAACTATGCCATGGCGGCCATCGAGTTCGGCGAGCCCGCCTACCGGGATGCGGTGCGCCACGGCCTCGAGTTCCTGCGGGAAACACACCGCAACCCGGCCACCGGCGGCTATCGCTGGGCACTGGACGGCGTAGACACGACCGATAACACCAACCACTGCTACGGCCTGGCCTTTGTGCTGCTGGCCTACGCCAGTGCCCTGAAAGCCGGCATCTCGGAAGCCGCGCCCTGGATCGACGAGACCTTCGCGCTGATGGAAACCCACTTCTGGGATGCCGAACACGGCCTCTACCGCGACGAGATCAGTGCCGACTGGAGCACGGTGGCGCCCTACCGGGGCCAGAACGCCAATATGCACAGCTGCGAAGCCATGATTGCGGCTTTTGAGGCGACCCAGGATCCGAAATACCTCGACCGGGCCCTGACCCTGGCCGAGAACATCTGCCTGCGCCAGGCCGCCCTGGCCGATGGCCTGATCTGGGAGCACTACGACGCCAGCTGGCAGGTCGACTGGGACTACAACAGGGACGACCCCAAGAACCTCTATCGCCCCTGGGGTTTTCAGCCGGGCCACCTCACCGAGTGGGCCAAGCTGCTGCTGATGATCGAACGTCACCGTCAGGCAGACTGGCTGCTACCCTGCGCCCGACGCCTGTTCGATGTGGCGCTGAATACCGCCTGGGATGAGGAACGCGGTGGCATCTATTATGGTTTTGCCCCCGATGGCAGCATCTGCGATGACGACAAGTACTTCTGGGTACAGGCCGAGTCCATGGCCGCCGCCGCCCTGCTGGCCGAACGCACGGGGGATGCCCAATACTGGGATTGGTACCAGCGCCTGTGGGACTACAGCTGGGAACACATGATCGATCACCGCCACGGCGCCTGGTTCCGCCTGCTGGATGCCAACAACCAGCGCTACGACGACATCAAGAGCCCGCCCGGCGGCAAGTGCGACTACCACACCATGGGGGCCTGTCACGAGGTACTGCGCTGCCAGGGTCTGGAAGGCTGA
- a CDS encoding alpha,alpha-trehalase, translated as MNRPVFDIEHAKRILRDNDLGGYTVPTKGLYPFQWNWDAAITALGWMEAGDEPRAWLELEMLLKGQWDNGMVPHIIFHGEADTYFPGPEVWGVENAVKTSAISQPPVLATVVRILFEQSKDRALAEQKLAALLPGTIACHLWWYRERDPENTGLVCSYHPWESGMDNSPAWDHPLSAVPTVDWEYTRRDTGHVDAAERPHKHQYDRYIYLVDFFKRNRFDSDAIYKSCPYRVQDIGIIAILQRANTDLLALCQSRIDDDSTRSLQASSARTAAAINELWSDELSCFVSRDTLTGQQLKTISCAGVLPLFGELASPAQASAINESLDRWIDGAPFGLASTHPDSETFEPQRYWRGPSWLHINWMIALGLEAYQMPERAEQLKQVSEACLENGDFWEYYNSVTGEGCGGGEFSWTAAIALHWLKS; from the coding sequence ATGAACAGACCCGTTTTCGATATAGAGCACGCCAAGCGCATTCTGCGCGATAACGACCTGGGGGGCTATACCGTCCCGACCAAGGGCCTCTATCCCTTCCAGTGGAACTGGGATGCCGCCATTACCGCGCTGGGCTGGATGGAAGCGGGTGACGAGCCCCGCGCCTGGCTGGAGCTCGAAATGCTGCTCAAGGGCCAGTGGGACAACGGCATGGTGCCGCACATTATTTTCCACGGCGAGGCCGACACCTACTTCCCGGGGCCTGAAGTCTGGGGCGTCGAAAACGCTGTCAAAACCAGCGCCATTTCACAGCCGCCGGTGCTGGCTACCGTTGTGCGCATTCTGTTCGAACAGAGCAAAGACCGCGCCCTGGCCGAACAGAAACTGGCCGCACTGCTGCCTGGCACAATCGCCTGTCACCTGTGGTGGTACCGCGAACGCGATCCGGAAAATACCGGCCTGGTGTGCAGCTATCACCCCTGGGAATCCGGCATGGACAACAGTCCGGCCTGGGACCATCCCCTCTCGGCCGTACCCACGGTGGACTGGGAATACACCCGGCGCGATACCGGTCATGTCGATGCGGCGGAGCGGCCGCACAAGCATCAGTATGACCGCTACATCTACCTGGTCGATTTCTTCAAGCGAAACCGCTTCGACAGCGACGCCATCTACAAGAGCTGCCCTTACCGGGTGCAGGATATCGGTATCATCGCGATCCTGCAGCGGGCCAACACTGACTTGCTGGCCCTGTGCCAGAGCCGTATCGACGACGACAGCACCCGTAGCCTGCAGGCAAGTTCCGCCCGCACCGCAGCGGCCATCAACGAACTCTGGTCGGATGAACTGAGCTGCTTTGTCAGCCGGGATACGCTCACGGGCCAGCAACTCAAGACCATCAGTTGTGCCGGTGTGCTGCCGCTGTTCGGTGAACTGGCCAGCCCGGCGCAGGCCAGCGCCATCAACGAGAGTCTCGATCGCTGGATCGACGGCGCCCCCTTTGGCCTGGCATCCACCCACCCGGACAGCGAAACCTTTGAACCCCAGCGCTACTGGCGCGGGCCGTCCTGGCTGCACATCAACTGGATGATTGCCCTGGGCCTGGAGGCGTACCAGATGCCCGAGCGCGCCGAACAGCTCAAGCAGGTCTCCGAAGCCTGCCTGGAAAACGGCGACTTCTGGGAATACTACAACTCCGTTACCGGTGAAGGCTGTGGTGGCGGCGAGTTTTCCTGGACCGCCGCCATCGCGCTGCACTGGCTGAAAAGCTAG
- a CDS encoding ABC transporter ATP-binding protein, which yields MSDIHIDKVKKQFGDLEILKSVEIEIKDQEFVVLLGPSGCGKSTLLRILAGLETETSGTIRIGDRVVNKLSPKDRRIAMVFQNYAVFPHMTVFENIAFGLRMRKDSEAHIQKKVKETAELMHIENRLTHFSGQLSGGQRQRVAVARALAMEPEVLLMDEPLSNLDALLRLEMRAELKTVLDASNTTTIYVTHDQVEAMSLADRIAVMNGGQIEQYDVPTEIYHNPATEFVGSFIGNPPMNFIAPKADWQIAKPNTAKLGIRPEDFDVRFEPTAGFMKSRVLVKELLGSHQQLTTRADSEMIRINISSDLQVSNGSDVFIRPSENKTRFYDQAGRIM from the coding sequence ATGTCTGACATTCATATAGACAAAGTAAAAAAACAGTTTGGTGATCTCGAAATCCTGAAATCAGTGGAGATCGAAATCAAGGATCAGGAATTCGTGGTACTGCTTGGCCCGTCCGGCTGTGGCAAATCCACCCTGCTGCGCATTCTCGCCGGCCTGGAAACCGAGACCTCCGGCACCATCCGCATTGGCGATCGCGTCGTGAACAAACTGTCCCCCAAGGACCGGCGTATCGCCATGGTATTCCAGAACTATGCGGTGTTCCCGCACATGACGGTGTTTGAAAACATCGCCTTCGGGCTGCGCATGCGCAAGGACAGCGAAGCGCACATTCAGAAGAAAGTGAAAGAGACGGCCGAGCTGATGCATATCGAAAACCGGCTGACGCACTTTTCCGGCCAGCTCTCGGGTGGACAGCGCCAGCGTGTTGCCGTGGCACGTGCCCTGGCGATGGAGCCTGAAGTACTGCTGATGGACGAACCCCTGTCGAACCTGGACGCCCTGCTGCGACTGGAGATGCGGGCCGAGCTCAAGACCGTGCTGGATGCCTCCAACACCACCACGATTTATGTCACCCATGACCAGGTCGAAGCCATGAGCCTGGCGGACCGCATCGCCGTGATGAATGGCGGCCAGATCGAACAGTACGATGTGCCCACCGAGATCTACCACAACCCGGCCACCGAATTCGTGGGCAGCTTTATCGGCAACCCGCCAATGAACTTCATCGCCCCCAAAGCGGACTGGCAAATCGCCAAACCCAACACTGCGAAGCTGGGCATCCGCCCGGAGGACTTTGATGTGCGCTTCGAACCGACGGCCGGCTTTATGAAATCCAGAGTGCTGGTCAAGGAACTGCTTGGGTCGCATCAGCAACTGACGACCAGGGCCGACAGTGAAATGATCCGGATCAATATTTCCAGTGATCTGCAGGTGTCCAACGGCAGCGATGTATTTATCCGCCCAAGCGAAAACAAGACACGCTTCTACGACCAGGCCGGACGCATCATGTAA
- a CDS encoding carbohydrate ABC transporter permease codes for MSIPTPQVAAEPRFNLRRLLRISPTTSVWRWMFWAGVSIMVLWVLVPIALLMINAVSTPAQVNGWPKTLTPGFHTDTLMFFWNYQGVITALINSLLAAVFTMVIAIALGAPAGYALARFVFPGMHAYKMIIVMTRAFPMPLLALPLAVIFIQVGIDDSLIGLAFVHATLALPFAVLITSSLFMGIPVELEEAAWTMGCTRWQAFRKVVLPLAAPGIAASAVFAFVISWNEVFASAILTVQNRTLTAFLVQSLAESPAEIKFAGGLVLVVPALLFLFAIRKYLFSMWGIANR; via the coding sequence ATGAGTATTCCAACCCCTCAAGTCGCTGCCGAACCCCGCTTCAACCTGCGGCGCCTGCTGCGGATATCGCCCACGACCAGCGTGTGGCGCTGGATGTTCTGGGCCGGTGTTTCGATCATGGTGCTCTGGGTGCTGGTGCCCATCGCGCTGCTGATGATCAATGCCGTCAGTACACCGGCCCAGGTCAATGGCTGGCCCAAGACGCTGACCCCGGGTTTTCACACCGATACGCTGATGTTCTTCTGGAACTACCAGGGCGTGATCACCGCGCTGATCAATTCGCTGCTGGCGGCGGTATTCACCATGGTGATTGCCATCGCACTGGGCGCACCGGCGGGTTATGCGCTGGCACGCTTCGTGTTTCCGGGCATGCATGCCTACAAGATGATCATCGTCATGACGCGCGCCTTTCCAATGCCCCTGCTGGCCCTGCCACTGGCGGTCATTTTCATTCAGGTAGGGATCGATGACTCCCTGATCGGCCTGGCGTTTGTGCATGCCACCCTGGCATTGCCCTTCGCCGTACTGATCACGTCCAGCCTGTTCATGGGCATTCCGGTGGAGCTGGAAGAAGCGGCCTGGACCATGGGCTGCACACGCTGGCAGGCATTTCGCAAAGTGGTGCTGCCGCTGGCCGCACCGGGCATCGCGGCCTCCGCTGTCTTCGCCTTTGTGATCTCGTGGAACGAGGTGTTCGCCTCCGCCATCCTGACCGTACAAAACCGCACCCTGACCGCCTTCCTGGTGCAAAGCCTGGCCGAATCACCGGCCGAGATTAAATTCGCCGGCGGCCTGGTGCTGGTCGTTCCCGCTCTGTTGTTCCTCTTTGCGATCAGAAAGTATCTGTTCAGCATGTGGGGCATTGCAAACCGTTGA
- a CDS encoding carbohydrate ABC transporter permease: protein MNNTKWLPYCLLAPSALFMAIFFLYPFLQIFAGAFVDSGGDVSMGNFSQIMNDFNFMPALKNTLLLTAVVVPVQLVMAIGMALMVGKMNKGRDNILYIWTIPLGISDLAAGIIWLAILEQFGFLNSFMHAINLIDGPASWLNYQNAVALFFAVAVAEIWRGTAILLVILVSGLGLIPKEYDEAGQIFGANYWQRLWKITLPLLRPSIQSALILRTLLALEVFAVVMLLGGADMPVLMSETFNWQFTYRDTGAASAYAVLIMVISVVITGFYIKLLNVPKEAQG from the coding sequence ATGAACAACACTAAGTGGTTGCCATACTGTCTGCTCGCGCCCAGCGCGCTCTTTATGGCGATATTTTTTCTCTACCCGTTTCTGCAGATTTTTGCCGGCGCCTTTGTTGATTCGGGCGGCGACGTATCCATGGGAAATTTTTCCCAGATCATGAACGACTTCAATTTCATGCCGGCGCTGAAAAACACCCTGCTGCTCACGGCGGTGGTTGTACCGGTGCAACTGGTCATGGCCATTGGCATGGCATTGATGGTCGGCAAGATGAACAAGGGCCGGGATAACATCCTTTATATCTGGACCATACCGCTGGGCATTTCCGACCTGGCTGCCGGTATTATCTGGCTGGCAATCCTGGAGCAGTTTGGTTTCCTCAACAGCTTCATGCATGCCATCAACCTGATCGATGGCCCTGCCTCCTGGCTGAACTACCAGAACGCCGTCGCCCTGTTCTTCGCCGTTGCCGTTGCCGAGATCTGGCGCGGGACCGCCATTCTGCTGGTCATTCTGGTATCCGGCCTGGGCCTGATCCCCAAGGAATATGACGAAGCCGGACAGATCTTTGGGGCCAACTACTGGCAGCGCCTGTGGAAAATCACCCTGCCACTGCTGCGCCCGAGCATCCAGTCCGCGCTGATTCTGCGCACCCTGCTGGCACTGGAAGTGTTCGCGGTCGTCATGCTGCTCGGCGGTGCCGATATGCCCGTGCTGATGAGTGAAACCTTCAACTGGCAGTTCACCTACCGTGATACCGGCGCCGCCTCGGCCTATGCCGTGCTGATCATGGTGATTTCCGTGGTGATAACCGGCTTCTATATCAAGCTGCTGAACGTACCGAAGGAGGCGCAGGGATGA
- a CDS encoding ABC transporter substrate-binding protein gives MRKTKLIIALASSLACSIAAADTVFFSTQARPLEEAQGMREMVLKGFDEPVQFLPQEDGPFFARIEAEEQAGEGSLGLLGALHGDFPPIESALDSVNDLTPLLTEAGVSAGYSKLGKLGGQDQKYIPWMQATYIMAANKKALQYLPEGADINTLTYDQLLAWGQNIKQETGEAKLGFPAGPKGLIHRFLQGYLYPSYTNSVVTEFRSDKAKQMWASFKDIWAVSNPRSTAYSFMQEPLLSDEVWVAFDHTARLKDAFDKRPDDFVAFPAPAGPEGRGYMPVVAGLAIPANTPDRAASVRLINYLMQPETQIATLRATSFFPTVSVDFPDDLPHSVRISGAAVSTQANSEDAILSLLPIGLGDNSGLFSKIYQDTFQQIVLRNADIDGILDRQASQLERLMKEAGAPCWSPDLPSEGACPVK, from the coding sequence ATGCGTAAGACAAAGCTCATTATTGCCCTGGCCAGTTCACTGGCGTGCTCCATCGCGGCAGCCGACACGGTGTTCTTCAGCACCCAGGCCCGCCCGCTCGAAGAAGCCCAGGGCATGCGCGAAATGGTACTGAAAGGTTTTGACGAGCCGGTCCAGTTTCTGCCACAGGAAGATGGCCCCTTTTTTGCCCGCATAGAAGCCGAAGAGCAGGCGGGTGAAGGCTCACTGGGGCTGCTGGGGGCCCTGCACGGTGATTTCCCACCCATTGAATCGGCGCTGGATTCGGTCAATGACCTGACCCCGCTGCTGACCGAGGCGGGCGTCAGCGCCGGCTATAGCAAGCTGGGCAAGCTCGGCGGTCAGGACCAGAAGTACATCCCCTGGATGCAGGCCACCTATATCATGGCGGCCAACAAGAAAGCGCTGCAATATTTGCCCGAAGGGGCCGATATCAACACCCTGACATATGACCAGCTGCTGGCATGGGGACAGAATATCAAGCAGGAAACCGGCGAAGCCAAACTCGGTTTCCCAGCAGGCCCCAAGGGTCTGATACACCGCTTCCTGCAGGGTTATCTGTACCCCTCCTACACCAATTCGGTGGTTACCGAGTTCCGCAGTGACAAGGCCAAGCAGATGTGGGCATCCTTCAAGGATATCTGGGCGGTCAGCAACCCCCGCTCCACTGCCTACAGCTTCATGCAGGAACCTCTGCTCAGTGACGAAGTCTGGGTCGCCTTTGACCATACCGCCCGTCTGAAAGATGCCTTTGACAAGCGTCCGGACGACTTCGTCGCCTTCCCGGCACCGGCGGGTCCTGAAGGTCGCGGCTACATGCCGGTGGTTGCGGGTCTGGCGATTCCGGCCAACACTCCGGACCGTGCTGCCTCGGTGCGGCTGATCAACTACCTGATGCAGCCGGAAACGCAAATCGCCACGCTGCGTGCCACCAGTTTCTTCCCGACGGTAAGCGTCGACTTTCCGGATGACCTGCCGCACAGCGTGCGGATTTCAGGCGCGGCCGTGTCAACCCAGGCCAACTCTGAAGATGCCATTCTGTCTCTGCTGCCCATCGGGCTTGGTGACAATAGCGGCCTGTTCAGCAAGATCTACCAGGATACTTTCCAGCAGATCGTACTGCGCAATGCCGATATCGACGGCATTCTTGATCGCCAGGCGTCCCAGCTTGAGCGGCTGATGAAGGAAGCCGGCGCACCCTGCTGGTCTCCTGACCTGCCCAGCGAAGGTGCGTGCCCGGTCAAGTAA